One region of Planctomycetota bacterium genomic DNA includes:
- a CDS encoding agmatine deiminase family protein, which produces MNPAPAPPVDPERSAASQGFTMPAEWSPLEAVWLVRPHNEETWPGCLDQAQAEWEAWKSAMEKVVRVRTTDELGIKTNDSWIRDFGPVFVKDKVGRVAAHSFVFNGWGGKYETRSLDDAVPDAMQRELGLPMWRHPFVLEGGSIDSNGAGTLLTTRQCLENQNRNPGSKTADIEQQLRDALGVTNIVWLPGGIEGDDTDGHVDDVTRFVRRDAIAAVRTEAGHPDHAMLEANWKALELARDEQRQRFELLEIPAPQPLHYDFPADRFGPGGRRMLPASHANFLFANGVIFVPAFGGPSDDVACRMLENATGFRAQPVMARSLVVGLGSLHCLSCQQPQAKS; this is translated from the coding sequence ATGAATCCGGCGCCGGCTCCTCCGGTCGATCCGGAGCGCTCCGCGGCCAGCCAGGGTTTCACAATGCCCGCGGAGTGGTCGCCCCTTGAAGCAGTCTGGCTTGTCCGTCCCCACAACGAGGAGACTTGGCCAGGCTGTCTTGATCAGGCGCAGGCGGAGTGGGAAGCGTGGAAGTCAGCCATGGAGAAGGTGGTGCGCGTCCGCACGACCGACGAGCTTGGGATCAAGACCAACGATTCCTGGATCCGCGACTTCGGCCCGGTCTTCGTGAAGGACAAGGTCGGGCGGGTCGCCGCCCATTCCTTTGTCTTCAACGGATGGGGCGGCAAGTACGAGACGCGATCGCTCGACGACGCCGTGCCCGACGCGATGCAGCGCGAGCTGGGCCTGCCGATGTGGCGCCATCCCTTCGTCCTGGAGGGCGGCAGCATCGACAGCAACGGCGCCGGCACCCTGCTGACCACGCGGCAATGCCTCGAGAATCAGAACCGCAATCCGGGGAGCAAGACCGCGGACATCGAGCAGCAACTGCGCGACGCCCTGGGCGTCACCAACATCGTCTGGCTGCCCGGCGGCATCGAGGGCGATGACACCGACGGCCACGTGGACGATGTCACGCGCTTCGTCCGCCGCGACGCGATCGCTGCGGTGCGCACTGAAGCCGGCCATCCCGACCACGCCATGCTCGAGGCGAACTGGAAGGCGCTGGAGCTCGCCCGCGACGAGCAGCGCCAGCGCTTCGAGCTGCTGGAGATCCCGGCGCCGCAGCCCCTGCACTACGATTTTCCGGCGGATCGCTTCGGCCCCGGCGGGCGGCGCATGCTGCCGGCGAGCCACGCCAACTTCCTCTTCGCCAATGGCGTGATCTTCGTGCCGGCCTTCGGCGGTCCCAGCGACGACGTCGCCTGCCGCATGCTGGAGAACGCGACCGGATTCCGCGCCCAGCCCGTGATGGCCCGCTCGCTCGTGGTCGGACTCGGAAGCCTGCACTGCCTGAGTTGCCAGCAGCCGCAAGCGAAGTCATGA
- a CDS encoding threonine/serine exporter family protein, producing the protein MTHDAIQVEAPKPIVDGKSDAEIFLVECAQSLHHFGAPAHVLEAEMVRTGARLGLAAQIFSLPTYLVISIGPLDRQRAFHLRVDPGSIQLGRRDEVHRIQRRVLEGDMTCAQGSQAFRELNQRPPDFGPIWQMLAYGLSAGAAARFMTGGFREVVAGAILGTLVGCLVVLSNLWRDRAAVADFVAGIVSVVGAWLLAWLFPPLATNIVVIAGVVALLPGYTLTTSLTEVATRNLASGGSRFVGAAMTLLALGFGIAIGDRILQHLPPVAQAVSEPLFPWTLLPAAGLISLAMIVILQARIRDILIILGAVLLGLYGARFGAVLVGPQLGVCIGAFVLGLAGNIFSHITKRSAIVVSAPGLIPLVPGSLGMRGATSLFQNDAASGADWAIAALVVAGSLVAGLLAANVFVPPRRTA; encoded by the coding sequence ATGACGCACGACGCCATCCAAGTCGAGGCTCCCAAGCCGATCGTGGACGGGAAGTCGGACGCGGAGATCTTCCTGGTGGAGTGCGCGCAGAGCTTGCACCATTTCGGGGCGCCCGCCCACGTGCTCGAGGCGGAGATGGTGCGGACCGGCGCCCGCCTCGGCCTGGCGGCGCAGATCTTCAGCCTGCCCACCTACCTCGTGATCTCCATCGGCCCGCTCGACCGGCAGCGCGCCTTCCATCTGCGCGTCGATCCCGGTTCGATCCAATTGGGGCGCCGCGACGAGGTGCACCGGATCCAGCGCCGCGTGCTCGAAGGCGACATGACCTGTGCCCAGGGCAGCCAGGCCTTCCGCGAACTGAACCAGCGGCCGCCCGACTTCGGCCCAATCTGGCAGATGCTCGCCTACGGACTCTCCGCGGGGGCGGCGGCGCGTTTCATGACCGGCGGCTTCCGCGAGGTCGTGGCGGGCGCCATTCTGGGAACGCTCGTCGGTTGTCTCGTGGTGCTCTCCAACTTGTGGCGCGACCGCGCCGCGGTGGCGGACTTCGTGGCGGGGATCGTCTCGGTGGTGGGGGCGTGGCTGCTCGCCTGGCTCTTTCCGCCGCTGGCGACCAACATCGTGGTGATCGCCGGCGTGGTGGCGCTGCTGCCGGGATACACGCTGACCACGTCGCTCACCGAGGTCGCCACCCGCAACCTGGCCAGCGGCGGAAGCCGGTTCGTCGGCGCGGCGATGACGCTGTTGGCGCTGGGGTTCGGCATCGCGATCGGCGATCGCATCCTGCAGCATCTGCCGCCCGTTGCGCAGGCGGTCAGCGAGCCGCTCTTTCCATGGACGCTCCTTCCCGCGGCCGGACTCATCTCGCTGGCGATGATCGTGATCCTGCAGGCGCGGATCCGCGACATCCTGATCATTCTGGGCGCCGTGCTTCTGGGGCTCTACGGGGCGCGCTTCGGCGCCGTGCTGGTCGGCCCGCAACTGGGCGTCTGCATTGGCGCCTTCGTGCTGGGCCTGGCCGGAAACATCTTCAGCCACATCACCAAGCGGTCGGCCATCGTGGTGAGCGCGCCGGGATTGATCCCGCTGGTGCCCGGCTCCCTGGGCATGCGCGGCGCGACTTCGCTCT
- a CDS encoding carbon-nitrogen hydrolase: MPRKIPIALLQHAAPPSEPRDSVLKRVERMAREAKERGARIICTQELFAGPYFCQVEDASRMDLAEPIPGPTTGFLGRLAKELQVEIVGSLYERRAPGLYHNTAVLLDPTGNILGKYRKMHIPEDPRFFEKFYFTPGDLGWQAVRGRDASIGMLVCWDQWYPEAARLTALKGAEIIFYPTAIGWWHGETPGDAKQQKEAWKLMHRSHAIANGVFVAAVNRVGTEDDLKFWGGSLLIDPGGEVLCEGSEDKEEVLIGECDLGRIEELRRGWPFLRDRRVDAYAGLTQRFLDGGDS; encoded by the coding sequence ATGCCACGAAAGATCCCCATCGCCCTGTTGCAGCACGCGGCGCCGCCGAGCGAGCCCCGCGACTCGGTCCTCAAGCGCGTCGAGCGGATGGCGCGCGAGGCGAAGGAGCGCGGCGCCAGGATCATCTGCACGCAGGAACTCTTCGCCGGGCCCTATTTCTGCCAGGTCGAGGACGCGTCGCGCATGGACCTGGCCGAGCCGATCCCCGGCCCGACCACAGGATTCCTGGGGCGGCTCGCCAAGGAACTGCAGGTGGAGATCGTGGGTTCCCTCTACGAGCGCCGCGCGCCGGGTCTCTATCACAACACCGCGGTGCTTCTGGACCCCACGGGCAACATCCTGGGGAAGTACCGCAAGATGCACATTCCGGAGGATCCGCGCTTCTTCGAGAAGTTCTACTTCACGCCGGGCGACCTGGGATGGCAGGCGGTCCGCGGCCGCGACGCGTCCATCGGCATGCTGGTCTGCTGGGATCAGTGGTATCCCGAGGCGGCGCGGCTGACTGCGCTCAAGGGCGCGGAAATCATTTTCTATCCCACCGCGATCGGATGGTGGCATGGCGAAACGCCCGGCGACGCCAAGCAGCAGAAGGAGGCGTGGAAGCTGATGCATCGCTCCCACGCGATCGCCAATGGCGTCTTCGTCGCCGCGGTGAACCGTGTGGGCACCGAGGACGACCTGAAATTCTGGGGCGGAAGCCTGCTGATCGATCCGGGCGGCGAGGTTCTCTGCGAAGGCAGCGAGGACAAGGAGGAGGTGCTCATCGGCGAGTGCGATCTCGGTCGCATCGAGGAGCTCCGCCGCGGCTGGCCCTTCCTGCGCGACCGGCGCGTGGACGCCTACGCAGGATTGACGCAGCGATTCCTTGACGGTGGCGACTCATGA